One Candidatus Poribacteria bacterium DNA segment encodes these proteins:
- a CDS encoding WD40 repeat domain-containing protein: MKTVEFSTLTGHTRSVRSVVFSPAGSTLVSASLDCTIKLWDPKLLISFFKLAFK, encoded by the coding sequence ATGAAAACAGTGGAGTTTTCTACACTCACTGGACATACAAGGTCTGTTCGTTCTGTCGTGTTTTCTCCAGCTGGTTCTACGCTTGTGAGTGCAAGTTTGGACTGCACTATAAAACTGTGGGATCCAAAGCTTCTAATATCTTTTTTCAAACTGGCGTTTAAATAA